The following coding sequences are from one Desulfosporosinus orientis DSM 765 window:
- a CDS encoding chemotaxis protein CheC, protein MEITQIQLDALREIGNVGSGHAATALSTLLQRRIDMSVPEVWAVPFEQFSSVIGQLDTPQAVIYVKVEGDAPGKAVFFFPVESAQIVVQALFGTMEPIDLYISEMAQSALKEVGNILVSSFIMALTQFSGIPLQPSVPALAVDMIGASLDAIFLEEGVLEDTVLFIDTQLTGIPKIEGQFIFLPQDGSLKKLLGAMGV, encoded by the coding sequence ATGGAGATCACACAAATCCAATTAGATGCATTGCGTGAAATAGGTAATGTCGGATCAGGGCATGCGGCAACCGCTTTGTCGACTCTCTTGCAGCGAAGGATTGATATGTCAGTACCAGAGGTTTGGGCTGTTCCATTTGAGCAGTTCTCATCCGTTATTGGACAGCTCGACACACCTCAAGCTGTCATTTATGTGAAAGTTGAAGGAGATGCGCCAGGAAAGGCTGTTTTTTTCTTTCCAGTTGAAAGCGCCCAAATAGTCGTACAAGCATTGTTTGGTACGATGGAACCAATAGATCTTTATATAAGCGAGATGGCACAATCAGCTTTGAAAGAAGTAGGTAATATCCTGGTCAGCTCTTTTATTATGGCACTCACTCAATTTTCGGGAATTCCCCTGCAGCCTTCGGTGCCTGCCCTGGCGGTAGATATGATAGGTGCAAGTCTAGATGCAATTTTTCTTGAAGAAGGAGTACTTGAGGACACAGTTTTGTTTATTGACACACAACTTACAGGAATCCCCAAAATCGAAGGTCAGTTCATTTTTTTACCTCAGGATGGGTCATTGAAGAAATTGTTGGGGGCCATGGGAGTATGA
- the fliQ gene encoding flagellar biosynthesis protein FliQ, whose amino-acid sequence MTQNQVLYMAREAVGAVVLVGGPILGVALMVGLLVSIFQSMTQIQEQTLTFIPKVAAVIVVMLLLGPWMLSVLTVYTTNLLTQLATFGGM is encoded by the coding sequence ATGACCCAAAATCAGGTGCTATATATGGCCAGAGAAGCAGTCGGGGCGGTAGTTCTTGTGGGAGGACCTATTCTGGGGGTAGCTTTAATGGTAGGTCTTTTGGTTAGCATCTTTCAGTCTATGACGCAAATCCAAGAGCAGACCCTTACATTTATTCCAAAAGTGGCGGCCGTGATTGTAGTTATGCTGCTGTTAGGCCCTTGGATGTTGTCAGTTTTGACAGTGTATACCACGAATTTATTAACCCAGCTGGCTACATTTGGCGGTATGTAG
- a CDS encoding chemotaxis protein CheD: protein MNEVITVGMADYKTATAPLLLLTAGLGSCIGICVHDPLLKVGGMAHIMLPTANGSQGGNPAKYADTCFELLLKDILAMGANKSRLKAKMAGGAQMFSFPGKPPVLKIGDRNAEAVEQELKKHGIPLLAADVGGSFGRTIHFDVGTGELRVRTINHGEKVI from the coding sequence ATGAATGAAGTTATTACAGTAGGAATGGCTGATTATAAAACTGCCACTGCACCATTGCTTTTATTAACAGCTGGGTTAGGGTCTTGTATTGGTATTTGTGTCCATGATCCTTTATTAAAGGTTGGCGGGATGGCTCATATAATGCTCCCAACAGCAAATGGAAGCCAAGGAGGGAACCCTGCCAAATATGCAGATACCTGTTTTGAATTACTACTTAAAGACATCCTTGCCATGGGAGCAAATAAGTCACGCCTAAAAGCTAAAATGGCAGGAGGCGCTCAGATGTTCTCATTCCCGGGAAAACCTCCGGTTCTGAAAATTGGAGATCGGAATGCAGAAGCTGTAGAACAAGAACTAAAAAAACATGGAATTCCACTTTTAGCAGCAGATGTCGGTGGAAGTTTTGGCCGCACAATCCATTTTGATGTTGGCACGGGGGAATTGCGTGTGCGAACCATTAATCATGGAGAAAAGGTGATCTAA
- the flhF gene encoding flagellar biosynthesis protein FlhF, translating into MRVRRFVGENVSDTMGKVKRELGSEAIILQTREFRDGGFFGLFGNKKVEITAAIEEKPAIVPKVSDSNYKYEDEGVKSLITPNLLKTKEQSEDLKMEIKSMRILLEQMNKKMAGQREGKYLWPTALKKWAELLQHRGLDENMVNRLISHVQQTLPPEDWGNDSKVYAKIEANIRQVCGQIGLIQPGIDKPRIVALIGPTGVGKTTTIGKLAAGFGIVDKRKVALITADTYRVAAVEQLKTFGEIIGVPVEVVMTPSGLNEALKLHEDKELIFIDTAGRSPNHDQHMLELRAFLDEAQPDFTMLVLSATTQSADQQRIYQRFEDLTTHLIFTKLDETGCAGSILNLLGQTTLPIAYLTNGQNVPDDIEAATPYRLARYVIGDEVPHA; encoded by the coding sequence GTGCGAGTTAGACGGTTTGTAGGAGAAAATGTCTCAGATACTATGGGAAAAGTGAAAAGAGAACTGGGATCAGAAGCCATTATTCTTCAGACACGTGAATTTCGTGATGGGGGCTTCTTTGGTTTGTTTGGCAATAAGAAAGTGGAGATCACCGCAGCTATTGAAGAAAAACCTGCGATTGTGCCAAAAGTTTCTGACTCAAATTATAAGTATGAGGATGAAGGCGTTAAGTCTTTAATAACTCCTAATCTCCTGAAAACTAAAGAGCAGTCAGAAGACCTCAAAATGGAAATTAAGTCTATGCGTATCCTGCTGGAGCAAATGAACAAGAAGATGGCCGGTCAAAGAGAGGGGAAATATCTTTGGCCGACTGCCCTGAAAAAATGGGCAGAGCTCTTACAGCATAGAGGCTTAGATGAGAACATGGTTAATCGTCTAATAAGTCACGTTCAACAAACGCTGCCGCCGGAAGATTGGGGAAATGATTCTAAGGTATATGCTAAAATTGAGGCTAATATCCGACAAGTTTGCGGACAGATCGGGCTTATCCAACCTGGAATCGATAAGCCTAGGATTGTTGCCTTAATTGGCCCTACAGGTGTAGGAAAAACTACGACCATTGGTAAACTGGCGGCAGGGTTTGGTATTGTCGATAAACGTAAAGTTGCCTTAATTACAGCTGATACCTATAGGGTTGCTGCCGTTGAGCAGCTTAAAACTTTTGGAGAAATTATTGGGGTACCCGTTGAAGTAGTTATGACACCATCGGGGCTGAATGAGGCTTTAAAGCTTCATGAGGATAAAGAGCTTATTTTTATCGATACGGCTGGGAGAAGTCCCAATCATGATCAGCACATGCTTGAACTGCGCGCATTTTTGGATGAAGCTCAACCAGACTTTACAATGCTTGTCTTGAGTGCCACGACCCAATCTGCAGATCAGCAACGCATTTATCAACGATTTGAGGACCTGACAACTCATCTCATTTTTACGAAATTAGATGAAACAGGGTGTGCAGGGTCTATTCTAAATCTTTTGGGTCAGACAACCCTCCCTATAGCATATCTTACAAACGGACAGAATGTCCCTGATGACATTGAGGCGGCGACTCCATATCGTTTGGCCCGCTATGTGATCGGTGATGAGGTGCCCCATGCATGA
- a CDS encoding MinD/ParA family protein: MHDQASALRGLVAKDINRSPKIRVLAVTSGKGGVGKTSFTVNLALALAELEQRVVILDGDLGLANVDIAFGLSAKYTIEHLISGERTIEEILLPAPRGIEIIPGGSGVQRLANLERDKLTNVIVNLGRLDKRADLLIIDTGAGLGNNVLNFLKAADDIIMVITPEPTSLTDAYGVLKTLKQEGSEASIHAVINRVQTESDALATFKRIEIVVQKFLDSSLNYLGWVYDDPFMGRSVMQQEPLGIKFPESAAYRCIQWIAGKVIGISLHPPRKAGGVRGFLSKLLRSF, encoded by the coding sequence ATGCATGATCAAGCAAGCGCATTACGAGGGTTAGTTGCCAAAGATATAAATAGGTCGCCAAAAATTCGGGTCTTAGCCGTAACCAGCGGCAAGGGGGGGGTCGGCAAAACCAGTTTTACAGTCAATTTGGCACTTGCCTTGGCGGAACTTGAACAGCGGGTTGTTATTCTTGATGGAGATTTAGGTCTGGCAAATGTGGACATTGCTTTTGGACTCTCTGCAAAATATACAATTGAACATTTAATATCGGGTGAGAGAACTATTGAGGAAATATTATTACCTGCCCCTCGAGGGATAGAGATTATCCCAGGCGGATCTGGAGTTCAGAGACTTGCAAATTTAGAGAGGGACAAGCTTACGAATGTCATTGTTAATCTCGGTCGCTTAGATAAAAGAGCTGATCTGTTGATTATCGATACAGGAGCAGGTTTAGGAAACAATGTTTTAAATTTTTTAAAGGCAGCAGATGATATTATCATGGTTATAACGCCGGAACCAACATCCTTAACGGATGCTTATGGCGTACTTAAAACATTGAAGCAAGAAGGAAGCGAGGCCTCAATTCATGCGGTGATTAACCGGGTGCAGACTGAATCAGATGCTTTGGCCACGTTTAAAAGGATAGAAATAGTAGTACAAAAATTTTTGGATAGTTCTCTGAATTATTTAGGTTGGGTATACGATGATCCTTTTATGGGGCGATCCGTTATGCAGCAGGAACCATTGGGGATTAAGTTTCCCGAAAGTGCTGCTTATCGTTGCATACAGTGGATTGCAGGCAAAGTAATAGGAATCAGTCTTCATCCTCCCCGTAAAGCAGGAGGGGTACGAGGTTTCTTAAGCAAATTGCTTCGTTCTTTTTAG
- the fliR gene encoding flagellar biosynthetic protein FliR, which yields MSLAQLLQWNLSLFLLILTRWAGMIMLAPVFAARGVPSLVRLGLAAGITIVLYPLIAATNPSIPSELLPYVAVVIKETLVGLVIGYIIYTMTAILQGAGQLIDFQMGFTMGAAIDPVYGVQSPMMGNFQIVLATMLLLATNSHHYLIAAMVKSYAYIPLNPSNLPANYLFYAQLIAQVFALSIQLAMPIFGALLVSDVGVGLLTRTVPQLNIFSVIFPVKIVFGFVILFLSLPFWGESVVKLFNTNMSWLLQLYQGWKQ from the coding sequence TTGAGTTTAGCCCAGCTGCTCCAATGGAATCTCTCTTTATTCTTACTGATTTTGACTCGTTGGGCTGGTATGATTATGTTAGCGCCGGTATTTGCCGCCCGAGGGGTTCCCAGCCTGGTTAGACTGGGTTTAGCTGCCGGTATCACTATAGTTCTCTATCCTTTGATAGCAGCAACCAATCCTTCAATTCCGTCGGAACTTTTACCCTATGTGGCAGTAGTCATTAAAGAAACTCTTGTAGGATTAGTCATTGGATATATCATTTATACTATGACAGCCATTTTACAGGGAGCCGGACAACTCATTGATTTCCAAATGGGTTTTACGATGGGGGCAGCTATTGACCCTGTCTATGGTGTCCAGAGTCCTATGATGGGTAATTTTCAGATTGTGTTGGCAACGATGCTTTTGCTGGCAACCAATTCTCATCATTATTTAATTGCCGCGATGGTTAAAAGTTATGCCTATATTCCTCTCAACCCATCTAATCTGCCTGCGAATTATCTTTTTTACGCTCAGCTGATTGCTCAGGTTTTTGCCTTGTCCATTCAATTGGCAATGCCGATCTTTGGGGCACTTCTCGTATCGGATGTTGGGGTAGGACTTTTGACAAGGACGGTTCCTCAGCTGAATATCTTTTCCGTTATTTTCCCGGTAAAGATTGTTTTTGGATTCGTGATCCTCTTTCTCTCTCTTCCCTTTTGGGGGGAGTCTGTTGTAAAACTATTTAACACTAATATGTCTTGGCTCTTACAACTCTATCAGGGGTGGAAGCAGTGA
- a CDS encoding flagellar brake protein: MSYKKKLSPGQAVELIALEGKYEGQYRTRIEEVGEKLLMVGAPFENGELVPLREGTKVKLTFWDEAAVYSFEGKIMQRIAVPIPLFILVLPDKVDKVQRRNYVRVPALFPVMFRTVNREGLSDFQKATMIDLSGGGIRFTTKEHVEDKSLLYIQITLPNGEIQTPVRVIRVDKNEEMKLYSVSGEFYEISERERDRIIRCVFDKQRAMRKKGLV, translated from the coding sequence TTGTCTTATAAGAAGAAGCTTTCCCCCGGTCAGGCGGTGGAACTTATTGCTTTAGAAGGAAAGTATGAAGGACAGTACAGGACTCGTATTGAAGAAGTAGGCGAGAAACTGCTTATGGTGGGAGCTCCCTTTGAAAATGGGGAATTAGTGCCTTTGCGGGAAGGTACAAAGGTTAAATTGACTTTTTGGGATGAGGCAGCAGTCTATTCATTTGAAGGGAAAATTATGCAAAGGATTGCTGTTCCTATACCATTGTTTATTTTAGTATTGCCGGACAAAGTGGATAAAGTTCAACGCCGCAACTATGTTCGTGTTCCTGCGTTATTTCCTGTCATGTTTCGAACTGTGAATCGGGAAGGACTCAGCGATTTTCAGAAAGCAACAATGATTGATCTTAGCGGCGGAGGGATACGATTTACTACAAAGGAACATGTTGAGGATAAATCGTTGCTTTATATTCAAATTACCTTACCAAATGGAGAAATTCAGACTCCTGTTCGCGTTATTCGAGTTGATAAAAATGAGGAAATGAAATTATATAGTGTTTCAGGAGAATTTTATGAGATTTCAGAACGAGAACGAGATAGAATTATTCGCTGCGTCTTTGATAAACAGAGGGCAATGCGTAAGAAAGGGTTGGTATAA
- the fliP gene encoding flagellar type III secretion system pore protein FliP (The bacterial flagellar biogenesis protein FliP forms a type III secretion system (T3SS)-type pore required for flagellar assembly.), giving the protein MAWAAGITLDLGTSAPEQTSTSLQLLMLLTILSLAPAILMMMTSFTRIVIVLSFVRNALGTQQLPPNQVLVGLALFLSFFVMAPTWNEINTNAVQPYIKHQITQSEALDRAEEPLRMFMFKQTREKDLQLFVGLSKMEQPKTYRDVPTYVLIPAFVISELKTAFQMGFAIFVPFIVIDMIVSSTLMSIGMMMLPPMMISLPFKLLLFVLVDGWHLVVESLVTSFH; this is encoded by the coding sequence ATGGCCTGGGCGGCGGGAATTACTCTGGACTTAGGAACTTCTGCTCCAGAACAAACGAGTACATCGCTTCAGCTTTTGATGCTATTGACAATCCTGTCTTTAGCTCCGGCCATTCTCATGATGATGACATCCTTTACACGGATCGTTATTGTTTTGTCTTTTGTGAGAAATGCCTTAGGTACTCAACAGCTTCCGCCCAACCAAGTGCTTGTAGGGTTAGCTCTTTTTCTCTCCTTTTTCGTCATGGCTCCGACTTGGAATGAGATCAATACTAATGCAGTTCAACCCTATATCAAGCATCAGATAACTCAATCGGAGGCTCTTGACAGAGCAGAGGAACCTCTTAGAATGTTTATGTTTAAACAGACACGAGAGAAAGATTTGCAGCTGTTTGTCGGGCTGTCTAAAATGGAGCAGCCTAAAACCTATAGAGATGTTCCCACCTATGTATTAATTCCGGCCTTTGTGATTAGCGAGCTCAAGACAGCTTTTCAAATGGGATTTGCCATATTTGTACCTTTTATTGTTATTGATATGATTGTATCCAGCACGCTGATGTCAATCGGTATGATGATGCTTCCCCCGATGATGATTTCCTTACCTTTTAAATTGTTGTTGTTTGTGCTGGTTGATGGCTGGCATTTGGTAGTTGAGTCATTAGTTACGAGTTTCCATTAG
- the fliO gene encoding flagellar biosynthetic protein FliO — protein sequence MPFNEGLPFPSSETAPAVTPSVFSWWGLLGTLFVFLIILFVSLWVLRRLNKANMRSMNAPWARVLDRQMLGGQQSLYLVEIAGQLQVLGGSDHHLVKISEINDPQIAAEILDEIAARPTERVEGWLQSLRRLWRRPSPTKKAFSAELERLLEEVEK from the coding sequence ATGCCCTTTAACGAAGGCCTGCCGTTTCCTTCAAGTGAAACCGCTCCGGCGGTTACACCGTCAGTTTTCTCGTGGTGGGGGCTTCTGGGAACACTCTTTGTATTTCTTATTATTCTATTTGTGTCCCTTTGGGTTTTAAGACGTCTTAACAAGGCGAATATGAGGAGTATGAATGCTCCTTGGGCAAGAGTTCTTGATCGACAGATGCTAGGCGGACAGCAAAGCCTGTATCTGGTAGAAATCGCTGGTCAACTGCAAGTCCTTGGCGGCTCAGATCATCACCTAGTCAAAATCAGTGAGATTAATGATCCGCAGATTGCCGCCGAAATACTGGATGAAATTGCTGCACGCCCTACAGAACGAGTAGAAGGGTGGCTTCAAAGTCTTCGAAGGCTTTGGAGGAGGCCGTCTCCGACCAAAAAGGCTTTTTCTGCTGAATTGGAACGGTTGCTTGAGGAGGTTGAAAAATGA
- a CDS encoding response regulator → MIVDDAAFMRMMLKEILTKNGFDVVGEAENGAMALEKYKELQPNLTIMDITMPEMDGLQAVKEIRKFDSNARIIMCSAMGQQSMVIEAIQSGAKDFVVKPFQAERVVEAVTKALK, encoded by the coding sequence ATGATTGTGGACGATGCTGCGTTTATGCGTATGATGCTTAAAGAAATCTTAACTAAAAATGGGTTTGATGTGGTTGGTGAAGCAGAGAATGGGGCCATGGCTTTAGAAAAATATAAGGAATTACAACCAAATCTGACGATTATGGATATCACCATGCCGGAAATGGATGGACTACAGGCCGTTAAAGAAATACGAAAATTTGATTCAAATGCCCGAATTATCATGTGCAGCGCTATGGGGCAGCAATCCATGGTTATTGAAGCCATCCAGTCAGGCGCTAAGGATTTCGTAGTTAAGCCTTTCCAAGCGGAACGTGTGGTTGAGGCTGTAACGAAGGCGTTGAAGTAA
- the flhA gene encoding flagellar biosynthesis protein FlhA, translating into MSTMVKRRLLNHSDIIAALGLVSIVVMMVVPLPAGILDILITLNITASVLTLMLAIFAQDPLEFSALPSLLLTLTLFRLSLNISATRLILLDGHAGQIIQQFGEFVIRGNTVVGFIIFLILVLIQFIVITKGAERVSEVAARFTLDAMPGKQMSIDADLNAGMINEQQARDRRKAIQQEADFYGAMDGSTKFVKGDAIAAIIILFINIIGGFITGVLMQGLPLLDALHKYTLLTIGEGLVSQIPALLISTSTGLVVTRADSETNLGENLVKQLFRKPKALFITAGVLILLALLGLPILPLFMVAAALIVLGVTLQRKTKKSVVVESAAARETEIEESKKPENVLNLLNVDHMELELGYALIALVDVQQGGDLLDRIVLIRRQIASELGFIVPVIRVRDNMNLQPNQYVIKIRGAEIASSEILADHYMAMSGGMDDDEIPGTPTKEPSFGLDAKWINAMYREQAELNGWMVVDAPTVLATHITEVIKTQAWEILSRQDVKTLVDHAKSQAPAVVDELIPEMLSLGQIQKVLANLLRERVSIKDMVLILETLADFANSTKDLDRLTEHVRQALARQILQPLLGKDKSLPVITLDPQIEQQILDSIQPSEYGTYLALDPKVLHVLMQNLTAEVEKVVLKGYTPVIVCAPVVRINLKRVTERQLPQLMVLSYNELVQGVQVQAVGMVGMNRAS; encoded by the coding sequence ATGTCTACGATGGTTAAACGTCGGCTATTAAATCATTCGGATATTATTGCGGCACTGGGACTTGTAAGCATCGTGGTCATGATGGTTGTTCCGCTGCCCGCAGGCATACTGGATATTCTTATCACTCTAAATATTACAGCATCGGTCCTCACTCTGATGTTGGCAATTTTTGCGCAGGACCCTTTAGAGTTCTCAGCGCTGCCATCATTGTTGTTAACATTGACCTTATTTCGCTTGTCGTTGAATATTTCTGCTACTCGCCTTATTCTCCTAGACGGTCATGCCGGTCAAATCATTCAGCAATTTGGAGAATTTGTCATTCGCGGAAATACTGTGGTAGGCTTTATCATCTTTCTCATTCTGGTACTTATTCAATTTATCGTCATTACCAAGGGGGCAGAGCGTGTTTCGGAAGTTGCTGCCCGTTTCACCTTAGATGCCATGCCGGGAAAACAAATGTCCATTGATGCGGACCTTAATGCGGGCATGATCAACGAGCAGCAGGCGCGAGATCGCCGCAAAGCCATCCAGCAGGAAGCGGATTTTTATGGTGCCATGGATGGATCAACAAAGTTTGTTAAAGGGGACGCTATAGCCGCAATTATAATTTTATTTATTAATATTATTGGGGGCTTTATAACTGGAGTTTTGATGCAGGGTCTGCCTTTGTTGGATGCTCTGCATAAGTATACCCTTTTGACAATCGGGGAGGGGCTTGTCTCTCAGATTCCTGCCCTCTTGATTTCTACTTCCACTGGTTTAGTAGTTACCCGGGCAGATTCAGAAACAAACTTAGGGGAAAATCTAGTTAAGCAGTTATTTCGGAAGCCAAAAGCCTTATTCATTACAGCTGGGGTATTGATCCTTTTAGCACTTCTTGGTCTGCCAATCCTTCCGCTGTTTATGGTAGCTGCCGCTCTAATTGTGTTGGGAGTAACTCTGCAGAGAAAAACGAAGAAATCCGTGGTGGTGGAGTCAGCGGCGGCTCGGGAGACAGAAATTGAAGAGAGCAAGAAACCGGAAAATGTTCTGAACCTCCTGAACGTTGATCATATGGAGCTTGAATTGGGGTATGCTTTAATTGCCTTGGTAGATGTTCAGCAAGGAGGAGACTTGCTTGACAGAATTGTTTTGATTCGACGCCAAATTGCCAGCGAACTGGGGTTTATTGTTCCTGTGATCAGAGTTCGAGATAATATGAACTTGCAGCCTAATCAATATGTTATAAAAATTCGGGGAGCAGAAATAGCTTCCAGCGAAATTTTAGCCGATCATTATATGGCAATGAGCGGTGGGATGGATGACGATGAGATACCCGGTACCCCGACAAAAGAGCCTTCTTTTGGACTGGATGCTAAGTGGATTAACGCCATGTACCGTGAACAAGCGGAGTTGAACGGATGGATGGTAGTGGATGCCCCTACTGTGCTGGCAACTCATATTACGGAAGTCATTAAGACTCAGGCATGGGAAATTCTAAGCCGTCAAGACGTTAAAACTCTTGTTGACCATGCTAAATCACAGGCTCCGGCTGTAGTCGATGAGCTGATACCGGAAATGCTCAGCCTTGGTCAAATTCAAAAGGTCCTGGCTAATTTGCTTCGTGAGAGAGTTTCCATTAAAGACATGGTTTTAATTTTGGAAACCCTGGCGGATTTTGCAAACTCCACAAAAGACCTGGATCGTTTGACGGAACATGTCCGACAAGCTTTAGCAAGGCAAATTTTGCAGCCATTACTTGGTAAAGACAAAAGTTTACCCGTAATAACCTTGGATCCACAAATTGAGCAGCAGATTCTGGACAGCATCCAACCTTCTGAATACGGAACTTATTTAGCTTTAGATCCCAAGGTGCTCCATGTTCTCATGCAGAACCTTACGGCAGAAGTTGAAAAGGTCGTGCTTAAAGGGTATACTCCAGTCATTGTTTGCGCTCCTGTGGTACGAATTAATTTGAAACGGGTCACAGAACGTCAGCTGCCTCAACTAATGGTGCTTTCGTATAATGAATTAGTGCAAGGTGTACAAGTTCAAGCTGTAGGAATGGTGGGAATGAATCGTGCGAGTTAG
- the flhB gene encoding flagellar biosynthesis protein FlhB produces MSEKKHPATPKRRAEARKKGQVFKSQEVVSALMFLGLVALLKFWIPSMFVRMEYLFTYVYGLSSDWSEKSVASLMVNLLWQGIQILAPIFGTGFFIALFANYIQVGVLFTGESMKPQISRLSPISGAKRMFGVRAWVELTKSLLKVLLIGYFLYASVRDRLTIYPAIQQLSVEQGAVFLGQALMELAWKISLSFLGIAALDYVYQRWEHEKNLRMSHEDLKQEYKQTEGNPELKAELKKRQRSLAMSRMMQDLKTADVVVTNPTHYAVALRYDVKVQKAPFVVAKGQDQVALRIRELAKEYDLVIMENKPLARTLYSQVEIGQEIPADLYKAVAEVLAFVYRLKKKKRSIG; encoded by the coding sequence GTGAGCGAAAAAAAACATCCTGCAACGCCCAAGCGCAGAGCAGAGGCGCGGAAAAAAGGTCAGGTTTTTAAGAGCCAAGAGGTAGTTTCTGCTTTGATGTTTCTGGGGCTTGTTGCACTTTTAAAATTCTGGATTCCGTCCATGTTCGTCCGCATGGAATATCTGTTTACCTATGTTTATGGGCTTTCTTCCGATTGGAGTGAAAAATCGGTGGCAAGCTTGATGGTTAATCTTCTCTGGCAGGGAATTCAAATTTTAGCACCAATTTTCGGCACAGGTTTTTTTATAGCGCTCTTTGCGAATTACATTCAGGTTGGAGTGCTTTTTACAGGGGAGTCAATGAAACCGCAGATTTCGCGGTTAAGTCCCATCAGCGGGGCAAAGCGAATGTTTGGAGTCAGGGCTTGGGTTGAACTGACAAAATCCTTATTAAAAGTCTTACTGATTGGTTATTTTTTGTACGCCAGTGTGCGAGATCGTCTGACTATTTATCCTGCCATACAACAATTAAGTGTGGAGCAAGGCGCGGTATTTTTAGGCCAGGCCTTGATGGAACTTGCTTGGAAAATTTCTCTCTCATTTTTAGGGATAGCAGCCTTAGATTATGTCTATCAGAGATGGGAACACGAAAAAAACCTGCGAATGTCTCACGAAGACTTAAAACAGGAGTATAAACAAACGGAAGGAAATCCTGAACTAAAAGCAGAGCTGAAAAAGCGTCAGCGTTCGTTGGCAATGAGCCGGATGATGCAGGATTTAAAAACTGCTGATGTTGTTGTAACAAATCCTACTCACTATGCTGTGGCCCTCCGCTATGATGTAAAAGTACAAAAAGCGCCTTTCGTTGTCGCAAAAGGACAAGATCAGGTTGCTTTGCGCATCCGGGAGCTGGCCAAAGAATATGACCTTGTGATTATGGAAAACAAGCCGCTGGCCCGTACCCTATATAGCCAGGTTGAAATCGGGCAGGAAATACCTGCGGATCTATATAAAGCAGTTGCCGAGGTATTGGCATTTGTGTACCGGTTAAAGAAGAAAAAGCGATCTATCGGATGA